The following proteins come from a genomic window of Mycobacterium sp. DL:
- a CDS encoding enolase C-terminal domain-like protein yields MKITAVEAIPFAIPYSKPLKFASGEVHTAEHVLVRVHTDDGVVGVAEAPPRPFTYGETQAGIVAVIDQLFAPALVGLALTEREVAHARIARTVGNPAAKSAVDMAIWDALGRTLEVPVTSLLGGFTDRMQVSHMLGFADPAAMVAEAEKMRDGYGISVFKVKVGRHPVTLDTAVVRALRDRFGDSIELYIDANRGWTASESLRAMRQMADLDLLFAEELCPADDVMGRRWLVERLDVPFIADESVSTPADVTREVLSRSATAISIKTARTGFTTSQRVHHLAEGLGVEVVMGNQIDGQIGSACAVAFGAAFPLTSRRAGELSNFLDMSDDLLTEPLQIRDGLLRVPPGVGLGITIDPDKLARYRTDRH; encoded by the coding sequence GTGAAGATCACCGCCGTCGAGGCGATTCCGTTCGCGATCCCCTACTCGAAGCCTCTCAAGTTCGCGTCCGGCGAAGTCCACACCGCCGAGCACGTCCTCGTCCGCGTGCATACCGACGACGGCGTGGTCGGCGTGGCGGAAGCGCCGCCGCGGCCCTTCACCTACGGCGAGACCCAGGCCGGGATCGTCGCGGTCATCGACCAGTTGTTCGCTCCGGCCCTGGTCGGGTTGGCACTCACCGAACGTGAAGTGGCCCATGCCCGGATCGCACGCACCGTCGGAAACCCCGCGGCGAAATCCGCTGTGGACATGGCGATCTGGGATGCGCTCGGCCGCACACTGGAAGTTCCCGTGACCAGCCTGCTCGGTGGCTTCACCGACCGGATGCAGGTGAGCCACATGCTCGGCTTCGCAGATCCGGCGGCGATGGTCGCGGAGGCGGAGAAAATGCGTGACGGCTACGGCATCAGCGTGTTCAAGGTCAAGGTGGGACGCCATCCCGTCACCCTGGACACCGCGGTCGTGCGTGCCCTTCGGGACCGGTTCGGCGATTCGATCGAGTTGTACATCGATGCCAACCGCGGGTGGACGGCGTCGGAGTCGCTGCGGGCGATGCGGCAGATGGCAGATCTCGACCTGCTGTTCGCGGAGGAACTCTGTCCCGCAGACGATGTCATGGGCCGCAGGTGGCTCGTGGAGCGACTCGACGTGCCGTTCATCGCCGATGAGTCGGTCTCGACACCCGCCGACGTCACGCGCGAGGTGCTGAGCAGGTCAGCCACCGCGATCAGCATCAAGACCGCTCGCACCGGATTCACCACCTCGCAACGCGTCCACCATCTCGCCGAAGGTCTCGGCGTGGAAGTGGTGATGGGCAACCAGATCGACGGTCAGATCGGTAGCGCCTGCGCAGTCGCGTTCGGCGCGGCGTTTCCGCTCACCTCGCGTCGCGCCGGCGAACTGTCCAACTTCCTCGACATGTCCGACGATCTGCTCACCGAGCCGCTGCAGATACGTGACGGCCTGCTGAGGGTCCCGCCCGGCGTCGGACTCGGCATCACAATCGACCCCGACAAACTTGCCCGCTACCGCACCGACCGGCATTGA